The following proteins come from a genomic window of Pararhodobacter sp.:
- a CDS encoding HpcH/HpaI aldolase family protein has product MTPNARFKQRLTAREPLVGCFIKTPHPIIIEVLGAGPLDFLVLDAEHAAFDRAAIDMCLLAARAVGVAVLVRVPDDAPSTLLNALDCGAAGVVVPHVTSVEQARALALAMHYRPGGRGIAGTTRAGGYGMRPLAEYRRIAGEEVSLICQIEDREGVDCAAGIAAVDGVDGLFLGRADLSVSYGFADFNDPEITRICDTVLAVQGAALGLFCAPGEPVGPWRQKGASFVISGSDHSFLTQGAKDLATATRPDPTRKETP; this is encoded by the coding sequence ATGACCCCGAACGCCCGTTTCAAGCAACGGCTGACAGCGCGCGAACCGCTGGTCGGCTGCTTTATCAAAACCCCGCATCCGATCATCATCGAGGTGCTGGGTGCGGGGCCGCTGGATTTTCTGGTGCTCGACGCCGAACACGCCGCCTTTGATCGCGCCGCCATTGACATGTGCCTGCTTGCGGCCCGCGCAGTGGGCGTGGCGGTGTTGGTGCGGGTGCCTGATGATGCGCCGTCAACACTCCTCAACGCGCTGGATTGTGGGGCCGCCGGGGTTGTGGTGCCACATGTGACCAGCGTCGAGCAGGCCCGCGCACTGGCACTGGCCATGCATTACCGCCCCGGCGGGCGCGGTATCGCCGGCACCACCCGCGCCGGTGGCTATGGCATGCGACCGCTGGCTGAATACCGCCGGATTGCGGGCGAAGAGGTGTCCTTGATCTGCCAGATCGAGGATCGCGAAGGCGTCGACTGTGCTGCCGGTATCGCTGCAGTCGATGGCGTCGACGGGTTGTTTCTGGGTCGCGCTGATCTGTCGGTGTCTTACGGGTTTGCGGATTTCAACGACCCTGAAATCACCAGGATCTGCGACACGGTGCTGGCCGTCCAAGGGGCTGCCCTGGGCCTGTTCTGCGCGCCGGGAGAGCCTGTCGGCCCTTGGCGACAAAAAGGGGCAAGCTTTGTCATCTCCGGCTCCGACCACTCTTTCCTGACGCAAGGCGCCAAAGATCTTGCCACCGCCACCCGCCCCGATCCGACCCGAAAGGAGACCCCATGA
- a CDS encoding uroporphyrinogen decarboxylase family protein, whose protein sequence is MAMTPRENFKAAMDRNGPEWVPIDMGKHIGSIHKKHYADLERRLAQVGLKNGEVILDRMAQTIVPDEALLQHFNVDFRWLVPNWVQVTERDDVDGYIDMWGVPYRGAEGDHYAVDGAPLKGAETIADIEAYAWPDPEDPAQFAGLGARARDLFENTGYVIGADAIKAGPLMSCLQIRGYEQFFVDMMVNPEFSDALMQKVTDLLCRMWSRFMDEVGPYVQIAYVTDDLGTQTSLLLSPKLYRKRVKPFHTQLHQHIKSCANVKLMMHTDGAVLPLIEDLIETGADILNPVQTSTKGMDDTAALKAKFGDRLAFHGAMDVQQMMPNATLEELRWEVASRMQDLGHDGGFIIAPCHNIGHDIPLENTLAFFKMVHELGRYPLDLDSVLARKASYFERLNREGEA, encoded by the coding sequence ATGGCAATGACACCAAGGGAAAACTTCAAGGCCGCTATGGACCGCAACGGGCCCGAATGGGTGCCGATCGACATGGGCAAGCATATCGGCTCGATCCACAAAAAACATTACGCCGACCTCGAACGCCGCCTGGCGCAGGTGGGGCTGAAGAATGGCGAGGTGATTCTTGACCGGATGGCGCAGACCATCGTCCCCGACGAGGCGCTGTTACAGCATTTCAACGTCGATTTCCGCTGGCTGGTGCCGAACTGGGTGCAGGTCACGGAGCGCGATGATGTTGACGGTTATATTGATATGTGGGGCGTGCCTTACCGCGGCGCCGAGGGCGACCACTACGCGGTTGACGGCGCGCCGCTGAAGGGTGCCGAGACCATCGCCGATATAGAGGCCTATGCCTGGCCCGACCCCGAGGACCCAGCGCAATTCGCAGGGCTTGGCGCGCGCGCCCGTGACCTTTTTGAAAACACCGGCTATGTCATCGGGGCCGACGCGATCAAGGCCGGCCCGCTGATGAGTTGCCTGCAAATCCGCGGCTATGAACAGTTCTTCGTCGACATGATGGTCAACCCCGAATTCAGCGATGCCCTGATGCAAAAGGTCACCGACCTGCTGTGCCGGATGTGGTCGCGTTTCATGGACGAGGTCGGCCCCTATGTGCAAATCGCCTATGTGACCGACGATCTGGGCACGCAAACCTCGCTGCTTTTGTCGCCCAAGCTTTACCGCAAGCGCGTGAAGCCATTTCACACGCAGTTGCACCAGCACATCAAAAGCTGCGCCAACGTCAAGCTGATGATGCATACCGATGGTGCGGTACTGCCGCTGATCGAGGATCTGATCGAGACCGGAGCGGACATCCTGAACCCCGTCCAGACCTCGACCAAAGGCATGGACGACACCGCCGCGCTAAAGGCGAAATTTGGTGACCGGTTGGCGTTTCACGGTGCGATGGACGTGCAGCAGATGATGCCAAACGCCACCCTTGAGGAGTTGCGCTGGGAGGTCGCCAGTCGGATGCAAGACCTTGGCCATGATGGCGGTTTTATCATCGCCCCGTGCCACAATATCGGCCATGATATCCCGCTGGAAAACACCCTCGCCTTTTTCAAGATGGTGCATGAATTGGGCCGCTACCCGCTGGATCTTGACTCGGTGCTGGCGCGCAAGGCGTCGTATTTTGAACGCCTCAATCGCGAGGGCGAAGCATGA
- a CDS encoding methylenetetrahydrofolate reductase, with protein MALMNFIRSGPAAAPQPPGPAVGALLAGYSIEVMPRTAEKVADFRAILPQGTRVYIAHIDGTPIDDMVATARRIAREGFVVMPHIPARLLRDKAELADWIARYQGEAGVDQALLLAGGLRAARGDFDSSMQLLETGLFDRAGFTRLHVAGHPEGNRDIDPDGSDRAVMDALHWKQDFSRRSNARMAITTQFCFSAAPVIAWADRLRAAGIDLPIHIGIAGPAKLQTLIKFSIACGVGPSLKVLQNRARDLSKLLLPFAPDQIIADLAAHKAAHPDFNIETVHFFPLGGIGAAANWAAATCDTVSATPMEPRG; from the coding sequence ATGGCATTGATGAATTTCATTAGATCTGGCCCGGCAGCGGCGCCGCAGCCGCCGGGCCCGGCAGTCGGGGCTCTGCTAGCGGGCTATTCGATCGAGGTGATGCCTCGAACAGCGGAAAAGGTCGCGGATTTCCGCGCCATCCTGCCCCAGGGCACCCGCGTTTACATTGCACACATCGATGGCACCCCGATTGACGATATGGTTGCCACCGCACGGCGAATCGCCCGCGAAGGCTTTGTGGTGATGCCGCATATCCCGGCCCGGCTCCTTCGCGACAAGGCCGAGCTGGCCGATTGGATCGCCCGTTATCAGGGCGAGGCAGGGGTTGATCAGGCGCTGCTGCTGGCCGGAGGGCTGCGGGCGGCGCGGGGTGACTTCGACTCCTCGATGCAGTTGCTTGAAACCGGGCTGTTTGATCGCGCGGGCTTCACCCGCCTGCATGTCGCGGGCCATCCCGAAGGCAACCGCGACATTGATCCCGACGGGTCGGACCGCGCGGTGATGGACGCGCTGCACTGGAAGCAAGATTTCAGCCGCCGCAGCAATGCGCGCATGGCGATCACCACCCAGTTTTGTTTTTCGGCGGCCCCGGTTATTGCCTGGGCCGACCGTCTGCGTGCCGCGGGCATCGACCTGCCGATCCATATCGGCATCGCCGGCCCCGCAAAATTGCAAACCCTGATCAAGTTCTCGATCGCTTGTGGCGTTGGTCCTTCGTTGAAAGTGCTCCAAAATCGCGCGCGCGATTTGAGCAAGCTCCTGCTGCCCTTTGCGCCCGATCAGATCATCGCCGACCTGGCCGCGCACAAAGCCGCACATCCCGATTTCAATATCGAAACGGTCCATTTCTTTCCACTCGGCGGGATTGGCGCGGCTGCCAATTGGGCCGCTGCGACATGCGACACCGTATCTGCCACCCCCATGGAACCAAGAGGCTGA
- a CDS encoding methyltetrahydrofolate cobalamin methyltransferase, producing the protein MTRTIIESKTRTVIMGFDQPFCVIGEQINPTGRKKLAAELEAGDFSTVEADALAQVAAGATVLDINAGVVFNMNPDPNQTEPELMTKLIRLVQGLVDVPLCIDSSVPGALEAGLAVCEGRPLLNSVTGEEERLELVLPLVKKYNVPVVAISNDDSGINQDPDVRFAVAKKIVQRAADFGIPAHDIVVDPLVMPVGAVPTAGAQVFALVRRLREELGVNTTCGASNVSFGLPNRHGINNAFLPMAIAAGMTSAIMNPVAAPVGKKQIELKRAELAAAGIMVPEDLDSEILATLFGLGSTRPRAGKEMEAVHAANLLAGNDSDGAAWIGFNRVASAGTENRPRRARRPV; encoded by the coding sequence ATGACCCGCACCATCATCGAAAGCAAAACCCGCACTGTCATTATGGGCTTTGACCAGCCGTTCTGCGTGATCGGAGAGCAAATCAACCCGACTGGCCGCAAGAAGCTGGCCGCCGAATTGGAGGCAGGCGATTTTTCAACCGTTGAGGCGGATGCCCTGGCGCAGGTCGCGGCTGGTGCCACGGTGCTCGATATCAATGCTGGGGTGGTGTTCAACATGAACCCCGATCCAAACCAGACCGAGCCGGAACTTATGACCAAGTTGATCAGGCTGGTGCAGGGCCTGGTTGATGTGCCGCTTTGTATCGACTCCTCGGTGCCCGGCGCGCTTGAGGCGGGGCTTGCGGTCTGCGAGGGGCGTCCGCTGCTGAACTCGGTCACCGGTGAGGAGGAGCGGTTGGAGTTGGTGCTGCCGTTGGTGAAGAAATACAACGTGCCGGTGGTCGCCATCTCCAATGACGATTCGGGGATCAACCAAGACCCGGATGTGCGGTTTGCCGTGGCCAAAAAGATCGTTCAACGCGCCGCTGATTTTGGCATTCCGGCGCATGATATTGTGGTGGACCCGCTGGTCATGCCGGTCGGGGCGGTGCCGACTGCGGGCGCGCAGGTTTTTGCGCTGGTTCGGCGCTTGCGCGAGGAGTTGGGGGTGAACACGACCTGCGGCGCATCAAACGTGTCTTTCGGCTTGCCCAACCGGCACGGGATCAACAATGCTTTCCTGCCAATGGCGATTGCCGCCGGTATGACCAGTGCGATCATGAACCCCGTTGCCGCGCCTGTTGGCAAAAAACAAATTGAACTTAAACGCGCCGAGCTGGCTGCCGCCGGGATCATGGTGCCCGAAGATCTTGATTCAGAGATTTTGGCCACGCTGTTTGGCCTCGGGTCTACCCGACCACGCGCGGGCAAGGAGATGGAGGCGGTCCATGCCGCCAACCTGCTGGCTGGAAATGACTCGGACGGCGCGGCATGGATCGGGTTCAACCGAGTTGCCAGCGCAGGCACGGAAAACCGCCCCCGCCGCGCTCGCAGGCCAGTCTGA
- a CDS encoding RraA family protein, translating to MKTQLLTLLRSVDTPTVCNAIEVAQGKRGFSAFTRGTMLASDPKGVMVGYAVTAQIAALAPPTEDATTIRTRRMAYYKAMAEAPKPSVAVIEDLDYPQCVGAYWGEVNTTIHKGFGMSGALTNGVMRDLGDLAPNFPVVAGSIGPSHGFVHVRSVNQPIRIMGMDVRPGDLIHADRHGAVVIPPDVIAHLQAAILKMQETEKLVLEPARGNGFDFAAFEAAWAAFEKARV from the coding sequence ATGAAGACCCAATTGCTTACCCTGCTGCGAAGCGTCGACACCCCCACAGTCTGCAACGCGATTGAGGTCGCGCAAGGCAAGCGCGGCTTTAGCGCCTTTACGCGGGGGACCATGCTGGCCTCTGACCCGAAAGGCGTGATGGTCGGCTATGCCGTGACCGCACAAATCGCCGCCCTTGCCCCGCCAACCGAAGATGCCACCACCATTCGCACCCGCCGCATGGCCTATTACAAGGCCATGGCCGAGGCGCCAAAACCTTCGGTCGCGGTGATTGAGGACCTTGATTACCCCCAGTGCGTCGGTGCCTATTGGGGCGAAGTTAATACCACCATACACAAGGGCTTTGGCATGTCGGGCGCGTTGACCAACGGCGTGATGCGCGATTTGGGCGATTTGGCCCCCAATTTCCCCGTGGTCGCAGGCAGCATTGGGCCCAGCCATGGCTTTGTGCATGTGCGCTCTGTCAATCAACCGATTCGCATCATGGGAATGGATGTCCGGCCCGGCGATCTGATCCATGCGGATCGTCACGGCGCAGTTGTGATACCGCCGGATGTAATCGCGCACCTGCAAGCCGCCATTTTGAAAATGCAAGAGACCGAAAAGCTGGTGCTGGAGCCGGCGCGCGGCAATGGCTTTGATTTTGCCGCTTTCGAGGCGGCGTGGGCCGCGTTTGAAAAGGCCCGTGTCTGA
- a CDS encoding alpha/beta fold hydrolase, translated as MTPLVLLSGMMCDGRLYGPQIAAFGTRALQFSPLVGADTVQALAAQILAHAPPRFALAGLSMGGIVAMEVIAQAPDRVARLALLDTNPRAELPDVQARREPQIAKVAAGGLAEVMRDEMKPNYLTDGPNRAAILDLCMDMALSLGPQVFADQSRALKNRPDQQDALRRVQVPTLVLCGRDDALCPVERHELMHRLIPHSTLQIIENAGHLPTLEQPDKTTAALVRWMED; from the coding sequence ATGACACCGCTGGTCTTGCTTTCGGGAATGATGTGCGACGGGCGGCTTTATGGCCCCCAAATTGCAGCGTTCGGCACGCGGGCGTTGCAATTTTCCCCTTTGGTGGGCGCCGATACGGTGCAGGCCCTGGCCGCACAAATCCTTGCCCATGCGCCGCCGCGCTTTGCGCTTGCGGGCCTGTCGATGGGCGGGATCGTGGCGATGGAGGTGATCGCCCAAGCCCCCGACCGGGTCGCGCGCCTGGCGCTGCTCGACACCAACCCCCGCGCCGAATTGCCCGACGTGCAAGCGCGACGCGAACCGCAAATTGCAAAAGTGGCGGCGGGTGGGCTGGCAGAGGTCATGCGCGATGAAATGAAGCCGAACTACCTGACCGATGGCCCGAACCGCGCGGCGATCCTGGATCTGTGCATGGATATGGCGCTATCCCTTGGCCCGCAGGTTTTTGCCGATCAGTCCCGCGCCTTGAAAAACCGCCCCGACCAACAAGACGCCTTGCGCCGTGTGCAGGTGCCGACTTTGGTGCTTTGTGGCCGTGACGATGCACTTTGTCCGGTGGAGAGGCACGAATTGATGCATCGCCTCATCCCCCACTCCACCCTGCAAATCATTGAGAACGCAGGGCATTTACCGACTTTGGAACAACCCGACAAAACCACGGCGGCGCTTGTCCGCTGGATGGAGGACTGA
- a CDS encoding cobalamin-independent methionine synthase II family protein has protein sequence MTRILTTHVGSLPRNQEVVNFIFARERNEPFAQPDFDAAMKQAVFDTVKKQVEAGVDIVSDGETSKISYATYVKDRYTGFDGDSPRNAPADLKLFPKFLERLSNDGGTPKYARPMCVGDVKSKGQGELEKDIANLKSAMAAHGAKRGFMNAASPGVISLFLQNAHYKTREAYLAALADAMKAEYETIVAAGLDLQLDCPDLALSRHMLFTDLSDAEFVKVANSHVEALNHALSGIPPEKVRVHICWGNYEGPHVCDIPMSKMFDTLMSVDAQYLLFETSNPRHGHEWAVFRDRARDIPTGKVLVPGVVDTTTNFVEHPELVAQRIERFVNIVGADRVIAGSDCGFGTFAGFGAVDPDIAYAKLAALAEGAALAST, from the coding sequence ATGACCCGGATTTTGACGACGCATGTTGGCTCCTTGCCCCGCAACCAAGAGGTTGTGAATTTCATTTTCGCCCGTGAACGCAACGAACCCTTTGCGCAGCCCGATTTTGACGCCGCAATGAAACAGGCGGTTTTTGATACTGTGAAAAAGCAGGTCGAAGCGGGCGTCGACATCGTGTCGGACGGCGAGACCTCAAAGATCAGCTATGCAACTTACGTCAAGGATCGCTACACCGGGTTTGATGGCGACAGTCCGCGCAACGCCCCAGCCGATCTGAAACTGTTCCCAAAGTTTCTGGAGCGGCTGTCAAACGACGGCGGCACCCCCAAATATGCCCGCCCGATGTGCGTGGGTGATGTGAAATCCAAAGGTCAGGGAGAGCTGGAAAAGGACATTGCCAACCTTAAATCCGCAATGGCAGCGCATGGTGCCAAGCGCGGCTTTATGAATGCGGCCAGCCCCGGCGTGATCTCGCTGTTTCTGCAAAACGCCCATTACAAGACCCGCGAGGCTTATCTGGCGGCGCTGGCCGATGCCATGAAGGCGGAATATGAAACCATCGTCGCCGCTGGCCTGGATTTGCAACTGGATTGCCCCGACTTGGCCCTGTCGCGCCACATGCTGTTCACCGATCTGTCGGACGCCGAGTTTGTCAAAGTCGCCAACAGCCATGTGGAAGCGCTGAACCATGCGCTGTCCGGCATTCCACCCGAAAAGGTGCGGGTGCATATTTGCTGGGGCAATTATGAAGGCCCGCATGTCTGCGATATTCCAATGTCGAAGATGTTTGACACGCTGATGTCGGTCGATGCGCAATACCTGCTGTTTGAAACCTCCAACCCGCGCCACGGCCATGAATGGGCGGTGTTTCGCGACCGCGCCCGTGATATTCCGACAGGCAAAGTGCTGGTGCCGGGAGTGGTCGATACCACCACCAATTTTGTTGAACACCCCGAACTTGTCGCGCAACGAATCGAACGTTTTGTGAATATTGTCGGCGCCGATCGGGTGATCGCCGGGTCCGATTGCGGTTTTGGCACCTTCGCGGGCTTTGGCGCGGTGGATCCTGATATCGCCTATGCGAAACTCGCGGCGCTGGCCGAAGGTGCGGCGCTGGCATCGACATGA
- a CDS encoding ABC transporter ATP-binding protein, which produces MAEIQLRNISKRWGGYVGVDKFNLTIPDREFLVLLGPSGCGKTTTMRMIAGLEDPTEGDILIDGKSVTNLEPKDRDVAMVFQSYALYPNMNVYENIRFPLKVRGIDPKTHDEKVRRASAMVELDDFLHRKPAELSGGQRQRVALARAIVREPNVFLMDEPLSNLDAKLRVSTRAQIKNLSHELAVTTIYVTHDQIEAMTLADRVVVMKRGLVQQVGSPTEIYDSPANTFVASFIGNPAMNLIEGTATGGTFTAAKVKIGGLSAPDGPLTLGFRAEDAQVVESDGQINAPIYTLELLGDATMVTVRIGGALVSVRADKNYRAAIGDMVSIAVPQEICHLFDGSSGERIGA; this is translated from the coding sequence ATGGCTGAAATTCAGCTGCGAAACATTTCGAAGCGCTGGGGCGGGTATGTCGGTGTCGACAAATTCAACCTGACGATTCCGGACCGTGAATTCCTGGTTCTGCTTGGCCCGTCCGGCTGCGGCAAGACCACGACGATGCGCATGATCGCCGGACTCGAAGACCCGACCGAGGGTGATATCCTCATCGACGGCAAGTCGGTCACCAATCTGGAACCGAAGGACCGCGATGTGGCGATGGTGTTCCAGAGCTATGCTCTGTACCCCAACATGAACGTCTACGAGAATATCCGCTTTCCGCTGAAGGTCCGCGGCATCGACCCCAAGACCCATGACGAAAAGGTACGTCGCGCGTCGGCGATGGTCGAACTGGACGATTTCCTGCACCGCAAGCCAGCCGAACTGTCGGGCGGTCAGCGCCAGCGTGTTGCCTTGGCCCGTGCCATTGTCCGCGAACCCAACGTGTTCTTGATGGACGAGCCGCTGTCGAACCTCGACGCCAAGCTGCGGGTCTCGACCCGAGCGCAGATCAAGAACCTGTCGCACGAGCTTGCCGTGACCACGATCTATGTGACCCACGACCAGATCGAGGCGATGACCCTCGCCGACCGCGTGGTCGTTATGAAAAGGGGCCTTGTACAGCAAGTCGGCAGCCCAACCGAAATCTATGACAGCCCGGCCAACACCTTTGTCGCCAGCTTCATCGGCAACCCGGCAATGAACCTGATCGAAGGAACCGCCACGGGTGGCACCTTTACCGCCGCCAAGGTCAAGATCGGCGGGCTGAGTGCGCCTGACGGTCCTCTGACGCTGGGGTTCCGCGCCGAGGATGCGCAGGTCGTCGAAAGCGACGGCCAGATCAATGCGCCGATCTACACGCTGGAACTGTTGGGCGATGCGACGATGGTCACCGTGCGGATCGGCGGCGCGCTGGTCAGTGTTCGCGCCGACAAGAACTACCGCGCCGCAATCGGCGACATGGTGTCGATCGCGGTGCCACAAGAGATTTGCCATCTGTTTGACGGATCGAGCGGAGAGCGAATTGGGGCCTGA
- a CDS encoding ABC transporter substrate-binding protein: MFLRTVTAAGLMAAFSSTTALGCTINARVSIIGNEFPAIQTVGAGAQECEGAAVSTNLTADHQQINLAGMSGNPAEYTSAIIANSSIVALMNGDVIRPLDDLVAAHGQSLNRNQLITLDGEVMAVAFMANAQHLVYRADVLEQVGLEPPTTYEEMLAAAEAIRAAGIMQNPVGGAYAAGWNLAMEFINMFIGEGGQFFEPGSAEPNVNSPEGIAALEMMRALSEYMNPDFLTHDSNATNAEYRAGNVALMNMWGSRAASLVEADGVPQDVIDGFAIAGPMTVGGGTIPASTLWWDGWTVAKNISDEEAEATFIAMMNGIRPELMQNEEIRRQAVWLIPGYEPTPAAAGVFAAVEMGTLPYPMLPYMGLMHTALGAELSDYMQGNESAEQALADVESAYRAAAREQGYLQ; encoded by the coding sequence ATGTTTCTTAGAACTGTCACCGCAGCGGGCCTGATGGCGGCGTTTTCGTCCACCACCGCGCTGGGCTGCACCATCAATGCTCGCGTCAGCATCATCGGCAACGAATTCCCCGCGATCCAGACTGTTGGCGCTGGCGCGCAGGAATGCGAAGGGGCCGCAGTCAGCACCAACCTGACCGCCGACCACCAGCAGATCAACCTTGCGGGCATGTCGGGCAACCCGGCTGAATACACCTCGGCGATCATCGCCAACTCGTCGATCGTGGCGCTGATGAACGGAGACGTCATCCGCCCGCTGGACGACCTGGTCGCCGCGCATGGCCAATCGCTGAACCGCAACCAGTTGATCACCCTCGACGGTGAAGTCATGGCCGTTGCGTTCATGGCCAACGCGCAGCACCTCGTTTACCGCGCCGATGTCCTCGAGCAAGTCGGACTCGAGCCGCCCACGACCTACGAAGAGATGCTCGCCGCCGCCGAAGCGATCCGGGCGGCAGGGATCATGCAAAACCCGGTGGGCGGCGCCTATGCGGCGGGTTGGAACCTGGCGATGGAATTCATCAACATGTTCATCGGCGAAGGCGGCCAATTCTTTGAACCCGGCTCGGCCGAGCCGAACGTGAATTCGCCCGAAGGTATCGCCGCACTGGAAATGATGCGCGCGCTCAGCGAATACATGAACCCCGACTTCCTGACCCATGATTCAAACGCAACCAATGCCGAATATCGCGCCGGCAATGTCGCGTTGATGAACATGTGGGGCAGCCGCGCCGCGTCCTTGGTCGAGGCCGATGGCGTGCCTCAAGACGTGATCGACGGTTTCGCCATTGCCGGTCCGATGACCGTCGGTGGCGGCACCATCCCCGCCTCGACCCTGTGGTGGGACGGCTGGACCGTGGCCAAGAACATCTCGGATGAAGAGGCCGAAGCCACCTTCATTGCCATGATGAACGGCATTCGCCCTGAGCTGATGCAGAACGAGGAAATCCGCAGGCAGGCCGTGTGGCTGATTCCGGGCTACGAGCCGACCCCGGCCGCCGCGGGTGTGTTCGCCGCCGTTGAGATGGGCACTTTGCCCTACCCGATGCTGCCGTATATGGGCCTGATGCACACCGCTTTGGGTGCTGAACTGTCCGACTACATGCAGGGCAACGAAAGCGCCGAGCAGGCGCTGGCCGATGTCGAGTCCGCGTATCGCGCTGCTGCGCGCGAGCAGGGCTACCTGCAGTAA